The following nucleotide sequence is from Halobacillus mangrovi.
ACTGTTCGATCAAGTCATTGACTTTGTCATCTCAATCATTGAGGAGGTGATTCTTCGTGTCTAATAAATGGAAGTGGATGGTTCTTATCGTCATTTTACTTTTTCCTGTTCAAGTCATTGCCACGACACTGACGGACGATGAACCTAAAACGGATATTTCTGAAGAAGAAAAGCAACGTTCAACGAAGATGCTTCGCTATAAATCCAATCAATACACACAGCCAGAAGATGAGGAGAGTTCTTTTGAAAAGGACAACAGCCTTGATGGGTATGATCGTGTCGCAGAGAACGACCACCTTGTTTTATATGTGGAAGAATCGTCTCTCGCGTTGAAGATTGAAAACAAACAAACCGGCTTCATCTGGAATTCCGGTCTTATCAAAGGTAAGGAGTACAACTTGAACACCATGTGGTCCAATATGGCCCATTCAGCCGTAACCATCGATTATATTGACGGAGATAAAACATCTTCGGAAAGCATCCTTGCTAATGAATCAGAGGTATCTCTGAAGAAAAAGGAAAATGGTTTTTCCGCGACGATTGCTTTTGAAGAATCAGAAATCACACTGCAGCTCGATGTTCTTCTTGATGAAGGGGCTATTGAGGTAAGTGTTCCTCATGACAAAATCGTCGAAGGAGAGAATAAGCTCGCTACTCTAAGAGTCTATCCGTTCTTAGGTGCTGTAGAAGGAACAGATCAGGATGGATACATGTTCATCCCGGATGGAAGTGGTGCACTGATGCGTTTTGAAGAAAAGCAATTAGCATCCATGTCTCCTTATCGAGCATCTATCTATGGGGAGGACCGAGGGTTTAAGAGGAAGAAAACCGAAACAGAGGAGGTCGTTCGGGTTACTCCGGCTCATAAAGTAACGTTGCCTGTATACGGCGTTACAAATGGAGTCGATGAGAACGCGTATGTCAATGTTATTGCAGAAGGGAAAAACTTCGCGGACATCCTGGCTTACCCTTCTGGCGTATCGACCGATTTTCATTGGATCACAGCGCAGTATAATTACCGGTACCAGTATTATCAGCCAACGAGTCAAAACATGAGCGGCTTTAATGTTTTCCAGAAAGATATGAATGTGTTCGATATTAAAGAACGAATTACTTTTTTGAATGATGAAGCAGCCAACTATGTCGGAATGGCTCAGACCTACCAACAGTATTTGTTAGAAAATAACATGCTCAATGAAGGGGAAGATCAAGTAGATATCC
It contains:
- a CDS encoding DUF5696 domain-containing protein codes for the protein MSNKWKWMVLIVILLFPVQVIATTLTDDEPKTDISEEEKQRSTKMLRYKSNQYTQPEDEESSFEKDNSLDGYDRVAENDHLVLYVEESSLALKIENKQTGFIWNSGLIKGKEYNLNTMWSNMAHSAVTIDYIDGDKTSSESILANESEVSLKKKENGFSATIAFEESEITLQLDVLLDEGAIEVSVPHDKIVEGENKLATLRVYPFLGAVEGTDQDGYMFIPDGSGALMRFEEKQLASMSPYRASIYGEDRGFKRKKTETEEVVRVTPAHKVTLPVYGVTNGVDENAYVNVIAEGKNFADILAYPSGVSTDFHWITAQYNYRYQYYQPTSQNMSGFNVFQKDMNVFDIKERITFLNDEAANYVGMAQTYQQYLLENNMLNEGEDQVDIRLEFLGGEMKEGLLWNSVQPMTPVKDLPDYVKRLQQQGVEDMHVTYRGWSEGGLTGTLPEKFPLESKLGSNEEFKQVNDFFKNENVPLYYYTDYTKAYEGANGFSGRTDVARKINSETIASQGEEEAYFYLSPKKSLEIAKKDITKYEENEMRNLAVDTSANALFSDFNHQMKRPEVMSVYKTMFEELSANMESLALYQPNDYLLSETDRYLEIPMYSSNYNFVTDTVPFMQIVLKGYVPYYASFSNFHYNPVDEVLRMIEYGAYPSFYLTTEPSHELMHTPSEDLYTSEFKGWEKEIVDQYKKVKQSLGQVEGAKITNRKVHQTGVVEVGYSNGKAIVVNYTSENVKAAGIEVEAKGYQVIDRGNES